Proteins encoded in a region of the Kwoniella botswanensis chromosome 2, complete sequence genome:
- a CDS encoding 3-methyl-2-oxobutanoate hydroxymethyltransferase: MLVRPARLLHQQNKLICCRRTRQFTSTSIVHPQSQLIHHSSSPSIDESFNEFIREDDMGMGMGPKKSIKPGRSKGKGRMHDLVIVDDQDLQSSSSSRYDSHRFGLVQEEQYSHSSTSSMGQREDGEGDYILERREERRSPAAVLGSKRIGVVVLPEALKNGIQRQIDQLDDPRTLRQSYLDLPSSPSGKMRDEKVDHRSSKPRKTIESELAKASAILPGEYGVVRNIYEEMDRRLGKGWLEKAGQEGEIKEVVEFSGGLGAGVWATVDALKDTSSSENLRIQLVHSSRHGLDLAQKITEDIPEQAAEIHYYRKHHTFPSSPSLVLSTFLLSTLPTQPSQQSHLLQLLSLDSPYIVLVDRSTPAGWQAISNARSFLLDQSTSENPLHVIAPCPHDGVCPLVATDDKCSFSQRLQRPSFVRKTKHSNRGEEDTGYCYVVLARGARPISGSSEEAHLQGMPKSALGRMGGVGKEEAEKARLKKDGRSVLREIEGHEGILEVVNLPEMDPTQNSHHTETAGSQEDRNDMQRGLRNEAYSWPRLVAPPMKRSGHVTMDACCPDGNIQRLTFSKSHSKQGYHDARKSSWGDIFPHTPKATPVVRTRGVRRLSKPIKDDQILSDLTAVLREEGSEMDDPVLADELEELAKLGINIPKAEIVEDASGRLQPVNGSTTQGPFGQSGQRRSFSSFSTRRPSIQTVGLSPLLQYRFMSARPPPRAKVTLSTLKKLSMAKKPITVLTAYDFPTALLSESCGVDMTLVGDSLSQVCLGHTSTTEITLNEMIHHAKAVTKGAKTPFVFADLPFGSFEVSLEDGVRNVIRLVKESGIDGVKIEGGLEIVPLVRRLSEIGIPVMPHLGLQPQRATSLSGYLVQGRTSQSAYDIYNTARAMQDAGAFAILLEAIPDKVARRITEDLDIITIGIGAGNGTNGQVLVITDVLGTYAQEPQPEEEIDVVEPATQLALNDVNVPSTPSIASNTTISVNTNESSDQEDLGDIAKLEQPRKSLHSPKFVRHFGNIGDLSRKVISSYLRAVREGDFPNHSESYGMKKDQWEGFLKLLEDRKGDK; this comes from the exons ATGTTAGTTCGACCTGCCAGGCTCTTACATCAGCAAAACAAGTTGATATGCTGTCGTCGTACGAGACAGTTCACCTCCACTTCGATTGTCCACCCTCAAAGTCAACTCATACAtcactcatcttcaccttccatcgatGAAAGTTTCAACGAATTCAtaagggaagatgatatggggATGGGTATGGGACCTAAGAAGAGTATAAAACCTGGTAGATCGAAAGGCAAGGGTAGAATGCATGATCTAGTGATAgtcgatgatcaagatttgcaatcatcctcatctagTAGATACGATTCGCATAGGTTCGGTCTAGTGCAAGAGGAACAATATAGTCACTCTTCTACGTCATCGATGggtcaaagagaagatggagaaggagactACATACTTGAacgaagggaagagaggagatcaCCAGCTGCTGTTTTGGGAAGTAAGAGGATAGGAGTGGTAGTTCTGCCTGAAGCTTTGAAGAACGGTATACAGCGTCAAATTGATC AGTTAGATGATCCTCGTACACTACGTCAATCataccttgatcttccttcgTCACCATCTGGCAAAATGCGAGACGAAAAGGTGGACCATCGATCGAGTAAACCTAGAAAGACGATCGAGAGTGAGCTGGCCAAAGCCTCAGCTATCTTACCTGGTGAATATGGTGTAGTGAGAAATATATatgaggagatggacagGAGACTGGGGAAAGGATGGCTCGAGAAAGCAGGTCAGGAAGGTGAAATCAAGGAGGTTGTCGAGTTTTCTGGAGGGTTGGGAGCAGGCGTGTG GGCTACTGTCGATGCTCTCAAggatacatcttcttctgagaATCTTAGGATCCAGCTTGTACACTCTTCGAGACATGGGTTAGATCTTGCTCAGAAAATTACAGAAG ATATCCCTGAACAAGCCGCCGAGATACACTATTATCGAAAACACcatacattcccatcatct CCCTCTCTTGTTTTGTCGACATTCCTCCTTTCTACTCTTCCCACACAGCCCTCACAGcaatctcatctacttcaACTTCTATCCCTCGATTCTCCTTATATCGTACTCGTAGATAGATCGACACCTGCAGGCTGGCAGGCTATTTCTAATGCTCGATCGTTCCTTCTTGACCAGTCGACATCAGAAAACCCCTTACACGTTATTGCGCCTTGTCCCCACGATGGTGTGTGTCCGTTGGTAGCCACAGACGATAAATGCAGTTTCAGTCAGAGACTCCAACGTCCTTCTTTCGTCAGGAAGACCAAGCATTCCAATAGAGGTGAAGAGGACACCGGGTACTGCTATGTCGTCTTAGCGAGAGGCGCACGTCCGATCTCAGGATCATCCGAAGAAGCTCATCTTCAGGGAATGCCGAAGAGCGCCTTGGGTAGGATGGGCGGAGTTGGGAAGGAGGAAGCCGAGAAGGCtagattgaagaaagatggtagaagTGTACTCAGAGAGATAGAAGGCCATGAAGGAATACTAGAAGTGGTCAATTTGCCGGAAATGGATCCTACTCAGAATTCACATCACACAGAAACTGCTGGAAGTCAGGAGGACAGGAACGATATGCAAAGAGGGTTAAGGAATGAAGCGTACTCTTGGCCGAGATTGGTAGCTCCCCCTATGAAGAGAAGTGGGCACGTTACAATGGATGCTTGTTGCCcggatg GTAACATCCAAAGACTTACATTCTCGAAGTCGCATTCCAAGCAAGGATACCATGACGCTCGAAAATCCTCATGGGGTGATATTTTCCCTCATACGCCCAAAGCTACCCCTGTTGTAAGGACTAGAGGTGTAAGGAGATTGAGCAAAcctatcaaagatgatcaaatctTGAGTGATTTGACGGCTGTTTTACGTGAGGAAGGATCAGAAATGGACGATCCGGTATTAGCAGATGAGCTTGAGGAACTGGCAAAGCTGGGAATTAACATACCCAAAGCTGAAATCGTGGAGGATGCTAGTGGCCGATTGCAACCCGTCAACGGCAGCACAACTCAAGGACCTTTCGGACAATCAGGGCAGAGGAGAAGTTTCAGCTCTTTCAGTACCCGAAGACCATCCATCCAAA CAGTCGGTCTTTCGCCTCTCCTGCAATATCGCTTCATGTCAGCTCGACCACCTCCAAGAGCTAAAGTAACGCTATCAACGTTGAAGAAACTTTCCATGGCAAAAAAACCAATCACCGTCCTCACAGCTTACGATTTCCCCACAGCCCTTCTGTCGGAATCATGTGGTGTGGATATGACATTGGTTGGAGATTCGTTATCCCAAGTCTGTCTGGGTCACACCTCAACTACAGAGATCACACTGAATGAGATGATTCATCATGCTAAAGCAGTTACGAAAGGTGCTAAAACACCTTTTGTCTTTGCTGATTTACCTTTCGGATCCTTCGAAGTCTCCCTCGAAGACGGCGTGAGAAACGTCATCAGACTAGTCAAAGAATCTGGAATTGACGGAGTGAAGATCGAAGGTGGATTAGAAATTGTACCTCTAGtgaggaggttgagtgaAATCGGTATACCTGTCATGCCTCATTTGGGTCTACAACCTCAACGAGCTACTTCCTTATCCGGCTACCTGGTACAAGGTCGAACTTCTCAGTCAGCATACGATATCTACAATACTGCCAGAGCCATGCAAGATGCCGGCGCATTTGCGATTTTACTTGAAGCTATTCCGGATAAAGTAGCTAGGAGGATAACGGAAGATCTAGATATCATCACTATTGGTATTGGTGCAGGGAACGGGACGAATGGTCAAGTATTGGTAATAACGGATGTACTAGGTACATACGCACAAGAACctcaacctgaagaagagattgatgtgGTTGAACCCGCGACTCAACTGGCTTTGAACGACGTCAACGTACCTTCGACACCTTCCATCGCTAGTAACACAACGATATCAGTCAATACCAACGAGTCTTCTGACCAGGAAGATTTAGGTGATATCGCGAAATTGGAACAACCTAGGAAGTCACTGCATTCACCTAAGTTTGTTAGA